Below is a genomic region from Deinococcus aquaedulcis.
GGGCGCGGTCGGTCAGGCGCAGGGTCAGGAGTTCGGGGGCGCCCGCGCCCCCCGCCAGCAGGACGCGGGCGCGGGCCACCGCCGTGGCTTCCAGGTTGCCGCCGCCCACGCTGTCCCAGGTGTGCCCGGCCCCCACCAGCATCTTGGCCCCGGCCTCGCGCGGGGTGTGGCCCCGAGCGGCGGCCACAGTGACCAGCACGCCGGCCTCGCCCCGCGCGTGCAGGGCGTTCAGGGCCTCGCGCCAGTTCAAGGGCGGTGGTCCTGCCCGGGGCCCGTCCAGGCCAGCGGCACCAGCCGCAGCGGGCTCAGGGGCACTTCCTCGGCCCATTCGTGGCGGGCGAGGTCATCGGGGTCCAGGTCCTCGGTGGTGAGCAGGGGCAGGACTGGGGGCAGATCGGCGTGCAGCAGGTGCAGGTCGGCCGGGGTCAGGGGGTCAGTCATGGGGCAGGGTCTCCGGGTGGAACTGGCGGGCGCGGGTTAGGGCCCAGTAGATGGCTTCGGGGGTGGCGGGGCTGGCCAGCAGGGTGGGCTGGTCCGGCGGGCCAAAGGCCGCGCAGGCGGCCCGCAGCGCCTCGCGCACCGAGATCGCCAGCATCAGGGGCGGCTCGCCCACGGCCTTGGAGCCGTAGATCACGCCGTTTTCCGCCGCGTTTTCCAGCAGGGCCACATTGAATTCGGCGGGCAACTCGCTGAAGCTGGGCAGCTTGTAGGTGCTGGCCGAGTTGGTCAGCAGCCGCCCCCGCCCCGGGCCCTCCGATTCATCCCAGCGCAGCTCTTCGAGGGTCAGCCAGCCCACGCCCTGCAGGTAACCGCCCTCCACCTGCCCCAGGTCAATCAGCGGCGAGAGGCTCTGGCCCACGTCGTGCAGCAGGTCGGCCCGGCGCACGCTGTAGGCCCCGGTAAAGCCGCAGACCTCCACTTCCGAGACGGACGCGCCGTAGGAAAAGTATTTGAACGGCTCGCCCTGCATGGCCTCGCGGTCCCAGTGCAGGCCCGGGGTACGGTAAAAGCCGGCGGCCCACAGCGGGGTGCGGCGGAAGTAGGCCGCCTGCACCAATTCGGCAAAGGGCAGACCGCGCTCCGGGTGGCCCAGGGGGAAGACCTGCCCGGCCTCAAAGCACACGTCGTCCGGGTGCACACCCAGCTGGCCGGCCGCCACCTCGGCCAGCCGGGCGCGGATCTGGTCGCAGGCGTCTTTCACGGCCCCGCCGTTCAGGTCAGCGCCGGAACTGGCGGCAGTGGCGCTGGTGTTGGGCACCTTGTCGGTGCGGGTGGGCGCCAGGCGCACGCTTGAATACGGCACGCCCAATGCCGACGCCGCCACCTGCAGCATCTTGGTGTGCAGACCCTGGCCCATTTCGGTGCCGCCGTGGTTGACCAGCACGCTGCCGTCGCGGTACACGTGCACCAGCGCACCCGCCTGGTTGTAGGCGGTGAAGTTGAAGGAAATGCCGAACTTGACCGGCGTGATCGCCAGCCCGCGCTTGCGGTGCGGGTGCGCGGCGTTAAAGGCCGCGACCTGGGCCAGCCGACCCTGAAAGTCGCTGGTGCCCAGTAGGGTGTTCCACACCGTCTCCAGGCGCTCGGCGTGGCGCACGGCCTGGCCGTAGGGGGTGCTCTGGCCGGGCGGGTAGAAGTTGCGCGCGCGCAATTCGTGGGGCGAGAGGCCAAGCAGCGGCGCGACGCGGCCCAGGAGGTCTTCGGTGACCAGCATCCCCTGAGGGCCCCCGAAGCCCCGGAAGGCCGTTTGCGAGGTCTTATGCGTTCGGGCAATGCGGCCGTGCGCCTCGATATGGGGAATGTAATAGGCGTTGTCGAGGTGACACAGGGCGCGCGCCATGACCGGCTCGGACAGGTCCAGGCTCCAGCCGCCGTCGCTGGTCAGGGTGACCTGCAGGGCGGTGAAGCGGCCCTGGTCGTCAAATCCCGCTTTCCAGCGTGCGTGGAAGGGGTGGCGCTTGCCCGTCAGCGTGAGGTCCTGGGTGCGGTTCAGGCGCAGCCGCACCGGGCGCCCGGTCAGGGTGGCGCCCAGCGCGGCGATGGCTGCGTAGCCGTGGGGCTGCATCTCCTTGCCGCCAAAGCCGCCGCCCATGCGCAGGCACTGCACGGTCACCGTGTGCGAGGGCAGCCCCAGCACATGCGCGGTGATCTCCTGGGTTTCGCTGGGGTGCTGGGTGCTGGACTGCACGAACACCTGCCCGGCCTCGTCCACATGGGCCAGGGCCGCGTGGGTTTCCAGGTAAAAGTGTTCCTGGCCGCCCAGCTCGAATTCACCTTCAAAGAGGTGGGCCGCCTGGGCAAACCCCACCGCCACGTCGCCCCGGCGCAGGGTGGACTGGGCGCCCTGGAACGAGCCAGCGGCAATGGCTTCCCCCAGGGTGATGATGGACGGCAGCGGCTCGTAGGTGACCGCCACCGCCGCCGCACCCTGGCGGGCCGCCTCTTCAGAGTCGCCCAGCACCCAGCAGACGGCGTGGCCGTGGTACATAACTTCAGATGGAAACAGAGGCTCGTCGCCCTTCACGCCCGCGTCGTTCACGCCGGGCACGTCGGCAGCGGTGAGCACACGGGCCACCCCGGGCACGGCCAGGGCGGGGGCGGGGTCCAAGGCCACCACCCGGGCGTGGGCGTGGGGCGCCTGCACCGGCCACGCGTGCAGCAGCCCAGCCAGCCGAACGCCCAGGTCATCGGTGTACAGCGCCTGCCCGGTGACGTGGGCGGCGGCGCTTTCGTGGGGCAGGGGGGCCCCGACGGGGCCGGACGTGGGGGGGGTGGGCAGGGCAGGGTCAGAGGACATGGGGGGCCTCCGGTGGGGTGGGGCGGACAGAGGGGCTCACAGCGTGCCCCCCTGCTCCACGAAGAACTTCAGAAGGCTCTGCTCCAGCATGGCAGCGCGGTAGGCGGCGCTGGCGCGGTGGTCGCTCAGCGGCGTGCCGCTCTGGCCCAGGGCGCGGGCGGCGCGGCGTACGGTGTCGGCGGTCCAGGGCTGGCCTTCCAGAAGGGCCTCGGCGGCGGCAGCGCGCAGCGGCGTGGCGGCCACGCCGCCCAGGCCTATGCGGGCGCGGGTCACCACGCCGCCTTCCACCTGCAGCGCGTGGCCCACCGCGACGCTGGAAATATCGTCAAACCGGCGCTTGGCAATTTTGTGAAAGGCCACCAGGGGCGAGAGCGGCCTGGGAACCCGTACCGCCTGAATCAGCTCGTCCGGGCGGCGCACCGTCTGGCGGTAGCCGGTGAAGAAGTCGGCCAGCGGCACCTCGCGCGTGCCCCCGGGGCCCACCAGCACCACAGTCGCCTCCAGGGCCAGCAGCACGGGCGGGCTGTCTCCAATGGGCGAGGCGGTCCCCAGGTTGCCCCCCAGCGTGGCGGAGTTGCGGATGAGGCGCGAGGCAAACTGCGGAAACCAGGCCGAGAGCAGCGGCACGCGCCCGCCCAGGCGCCGCTCCAGGTCGCTGAGGGTGAGCCCAGCGCCCAGCAGCAGGTGCTCGGGTGTGTCCTCGAACACCCGCAATTCGGGCAGGGCGTCCACCGCCACTGTGAGCGGCGCGCGGGCGTGGCGCAGGTTGACCTCCACGCCCCAGTCGGTGCCGCCGGCCAGCACCTTCGCGCCGGGGTGGGCAGCCAGCAGGGCCATGGCCTCGGGCAGGCTGGCGGGACGGTGAAAGGCGCCGTCGGGGGCCTGCAGGGCGGTGGCGCGGGGGGCCGGGGCTGGCTGCCCGGTCCGGGCCAGCAGGGGATCATCCGGCGCGGGGGTGCCCAGCGCGTGCGCGGCGTCGGCAATGGGGCGGTAGCCGGTGCAGCGGCACAGGTTGCCGCTCAGGGCGTGCAGGTCAAAGCCGCCCGGCGCCCCGTGCTCACCGGGTGCGCGCCCCGGGCGGTAGTACTCGGCCGCCATGCTGCACACGAAGCCGGGGGTGCAGTACCCGCACTGCGAGCCGCCGCGCACCGCCAGTTCATGCTGGGCAGGGTGCAGGGCCCCCGGCGTGCCCAGGCCCTCGGCGGTGACCACCTCTCCCCCATCCAGGGCCGGCAACAGGGCGAGGCAGGCGTTCACGCTCTCCCAGCGGGTGCCAGTTCCCTCGGGGCGGGCCACCAGCACCGCGCAGGCGCCGCATTCGCCCTCGGCGCAGCCCTCCTTGCACCCGGTCAGCCCCCGGGCGCGCAGGGCCGAGAGCAGCGTGGTGTGTGCGCCGCCGCCCAGGGGGGTGGGAACCCCGTTCACCGTGACCGTGACTGTCATGTTCCTCCTTGCCGCCAGAAAGCGGGCTGCCCGGCGCGGCCCCTGCCCCGGGTGGGGAAGGCCGCGCATGGTTCACGCCGGACGTGCAAAAGGGGGCGGGCTGCCGGTTATCCATGCAGAACGACAGCCGGGTTGTGGGTAGATTCAGGATAGTACAGCGGGGCGGTGGATGGGGCCGGTTACTGGGATCACGCTAGAGTTGGAACCGTTTTTCCCGCTAAGCCTGCGTGAATCTCAACATCGACAAGTCCGGGTCTGTAGAGTTGGGTGCGTGAAGTCCCAACCCATGTGGTCATACCGCGCTCACTGGGCAGTGCATGTCTTGGAGCGCGTTGAGCACAAGTTGATCGTGCCGGTTCGTCGAACTTCACTGGCTGCTCTTGATCTCGTGACGGGCGAAGAATTATGGCGAACCCGGCGGCAGGAGGTCGTCTCATGGGACATCGCCACAACGACAACACACGCGTTCGTTCGTGGTCGCCAATCGCTCACAGCGCTGTTGCTCTCGACAGGTGAAGTGGTTTGGCAGATAGCCGTACCACCGTTTTCCGGCTGGATTCATGCGGTTCAGGACACCGTGATGATCGGAGGCTGGCGGGGGTATTCCCCGATCCAGGCTTACGACACGAAGGATGGATGCGTCGTGTGGACGCATCCGCTTCACGGTGCGCCCATTCGAACTGGAATTTACGCTCCTCTTAAAGCCGCTTTTTATATCAGTGCCAATGGCAAAATCACCTTTCTACGGCTCACCGATGGGCAGGTCGGGCATGAACTGGAGTTCTCAGATCTGGATATAAAACAGCGTGTTGATTTCATCCCGAAGGGTGCGCTTGGAAGGCGAGGGGCATCACTCCTCGTACGGGGAGCAAACACTCGTATCTACCGCATCATGGGCTCAGAAATCGCGGTCGAATGCCATACCTTAGGGCAGCAACCAGTCACCCAGGTGCTTGAGGATCAAAGAGGAGAACTGTTCTTTTTCGATGATAGAGGCAGCCTTTGCGTCTATGATTTCGGTGATGGCGTGACCAGCACTGTGGGCTGGCCTGCTCATAATGCTGCTTGGTCTTCCCCTGTCACACGTACTCATGACGGATCGGTGGTTGTAGGTACGTCGTTCGGCCAATTGCTTCGATTTAGACCAGGGGGACAGGTCCCTGGGCAGCAGACAGTAGGCAGGCGCATCCTCACGAAATTGCACGTGCTTGGCGACCTTGTTGTGTTTGGGACACAGAGTGGCGAGGTCGTGGCCTGGCGTTGGGAAGACCTCCGGTAACTTACGGCACGATATGTCTAGCTGGGGTATACCCCAACCTTACACGCGTGCCATGCGATCAACACAGCGTTTCGCGTCCAGTTGAAGTCCATCTCGGCTCAAACTGACACCTGTCAGAGCGGGGCCAAACATCAACCTGACAGATCGGCACGCTTACCGGGAATTTTCGTTCCAACTCTAGCGTGACCCATTACTCTAGGCCACTGGGGGACAGAACGGGGGGCCAGGAGGGCGCGGTGTACTGTGCCGCTTCCTCCTGGCCCCTTTTTCGTGACTGGGCTTCCGCGCCTGGGCGCTTAGCGGCGGCCCCGGCCCCGCGCACGCTGTGGGCCCACACGGCCAGCGCCAGTGCCGGGGGTGGCGCCTTCGGGGCGGCGGGCCGGGCGGCCTCCCCCCTGCTGACCAGACGGGCGCCCCTCGCCCTGGCGGGGCCGCTGGGGCCGGTCACCGGACTGGGCCTGGGCCGGGCGGGCACTGCCGCTTCCCCCCGGGCGCCCGCCCGCGCCCCCGGGCTGACCAGCGCTGCGCCCGCCGCCTTGCCCACCCCGGCCCTGGCCCTGCTTTTCCTGAATGGCCTTGTCAATCTGGCCTTCTTCGCGGGTCAGCGGGGGGTGCAGGGCGGCGGGCAGCTTGCGGCGAATGCTCTGCCACAGGGCGCGCTGTTCGGGAATCAGCAGCACGAGGTTGGTGCCGGGGCGCCCGGCGCGGGCGGTGCGGCCCGAACGGTGCACATGGTCCTCGGCGGTGGAGGCCACGTCCATATGGATCACCAGGCGCACCTCGGGCAGGTCAATGCCGCGCCCGGCGATATCCGTGGCCACCAGCACGCGCGACTGGCCTTCACGCAGCAGGGTCATGGTACGCTCGCGCTTCTTCTGGTCCATGTTGCCTTCCAGGGCACTCACGGTCTCGGTGGGCAGCAGCGCGCCCAGCTTCTCGGCGCGGCGCTTGACGAGGTGCTTGGTGCGGCTGAAGATCACCACGCAGCCGCCGGGCTCGCGCAGGGCCTCGCGGGTGCGGGCGGCGGTCAGGTCCAGCACATCGTCGCGGGTGGTGTTGTGCAGTTCGTGGGTGGCCCCGGTGGCGCCGCCCAGCACGTCGCCGGGGTTGGCCGCGTCACTCGCGGGGGTGGCCGGGGCAATGTCAATGCGCTGCGGGTCTTCCATGAAGCGCTCGGCCACCGCGCGAATCTCGGCCGGGAAGGTGGCGGAGGCCATGGCGATCTGCAGGTGGCCTTTGCCCGCCCGCTGCGCCTGCGCGGCGCGCAGAATGTCGCCCACATCGCGCAGGAAGCCCAGGGAGAGCAGCTCGTCGGCTTCGTCCAGCACGGCGTATTTCAGGCCCGCAAGGCTGAGTTCCTGACGGTTGATCAGGTCTTTCAGGCGCCCGGGGGTGCCGGCAATCAGGCCCTTGCCAGTGGCTTCAGAGCGGGTCTGCCCGGGGGTGATGCCGCCGGTGATCCGCCCGGCGGGCATGCCCAGCTCGCG
It encodes:
- a CDS encoding DEAD/DEAH box helicase, whose amino-acid sequence is MTSTNKPRRTPAASPATPVAAPLTPSADWTALLGNRTPTPVQAGAIPALLAGRDVITTARTGSGKTLAFLIPAAARGIGMTPVRGMRPEVLVVTPTRELAVQIRDVARELGMPAGRITGGITPGQTRSEATGKGLIAGTPGRLKDLINRQELSLAGLKYAVLDEADELLSLGFLRDVGDILRAAQAQRAGKGHLQIAMASATFPAEIRAVAERFMEDPQRIDIAPATPASDAANPGDVLGGATGATHELHNTTRDDVLDLTAARTREALREPGGCVVIFSRTKHLVKRRAEKLGALLPTETVSALEGNMDQKKRERTMTLLREGQSRVLVATDIAGRGIDLPEVRLVIHMDVASTAEDHVHRSGRTARAGRPGTNLVLLIPEQRALWQSIRRKLPAALHPPLTREEGQIDKAIQEKQGQGRGGQGGGRSAGQPGGAGGRPGGSGSARPAQAQSGDRPQRPRQGEGRPSGQQGGGRPARRPEGATPGTGAGRVGPQRARGRGRR
- a CDS encoding xanthine dehydrogenase small subunit, producing the protein MTVTVTVNGVPTPLGGGAHTTLLSALRARGLTGCKEGCAEGECGACAVLVARPEGTGTRWESVNACLALLPALDGGEVVTAEGLGTPGALHPAQHELAVRGGSQCGYCTPGFVCSMAAEYYRPGRAPGEHGAPGGFDLHALSGNLCRCTGYRPIADAAHALGTPAPDDPLLARTGQPAPAPRATALQAPDGAFHRPASLPEAMALLAAHPGAKVLAGGTDWGVEVNLRHARAPLTVAVDALPELRVFEDTPEHLLLGAGLTLSDLERRLGGRVPLLSAWFPQFASRLIRNSATLGGNLGTASPIGDSPPVLLALEATVVLVGPGGTREVPLADFFTGYRQTVRRPDELIQAVRVPRPLSPLVAFHKIAKRRFDDISSVAVGHALQVEGGVVTRARIGLGGVAATPLRAAAAEALLEGQPWTADTVRRAARALGQSGTPLSDHRASAAYRAAMLEQSLLKFFVEQGGTL
- the xdhB gene encoding xanthine dehydrogenase molybdopterin binding subunit, with product MSSDPALPTPPTSGPVGAPLPHESAAAHVTGQALYTDDLGVRLAGLLHAWPVQAPHAHARVVALDPAPALAVPGVARVLTAADVPGVNDAGVKGDEPLFPSEVMYHGHAVCWVLGDSEEAARQGAAAVAVTYEPLPSIITLGEAIAAGSFQGAQSTLRRGDVAVGFAQAAHLFEGEFELGGQEHFYLETHAALAHVDEAGQVFVQSSTQHPSETQEITAHVLGLPSHTVTVQCLRMGGGFGGKEMQPHGYAAIAALGATLTGRPVRLRLNRTQDLTLTGKRHPFHARWKAGFDDQGRFTALQVTLTSDGGWSLDLSEPVMARALCHLDNAYYIPHIEAHGRIARTHKTSQTAFRGFGGPQGMLVTEDLLGRVAPLLGLSPHELRARNFYPPGQSTPYGQAVRHAERLETVWNTLLGTSDFQGRLAQVAAFNAAHPHRKRGLAITPVKFGISFNFTAYNQAGALVHVYRDGSVLVNHGGTEMGQGLHTKMLQVAASALGVPYSSVRLAPTRTDKVPNTSATAASSGADLNGGAVKDACDQIRARLAEVAAGQLGVHPDDVCFEAGQVFPLGHPERGLPFAELVQAAYFRRTPLWAAGFYRTPGLHWDREAMQGEPFKYFSYGASVSEVEVCGFTGAYSVRRADLLHDVGQSLSPLIDLGQVEGGYLQGVGWLTLEELRWDESEGPGRGRLLTNSASTYKLPSFSELPAEFNVALLENAAENGVIYGSKAVGEPPLMLAISVREALRAACAAFGPPDQPTLLASPATPEAIYWALTRARQFHPETLPHD
- a CDS encoding outer membrane protein assembly factor BamB family protein: MKSQPMWSYRAHWAVHVLERVEHKLIVPVRRTSLAALDLVTGEELWRTRRQEVVSWDIATTTTHAFVRGRQSLTALLLSTGEVVWQIAVPPFSGWIHAVQDTVMIGGWRGYSPIQAYDTKDGCVVWTHPLHGAPIRTGIYAPLKAAFYISANGKITFLRLTDGQVGHELEFSDLDIKQRVDFIPKGALGRRGASLLVRGANTRIYRIMGSEIAVECHTLGQQPVTQVLEDQRGELFFFDDRGSLCVYDFGDGVTSTVGWPAHNAAWSSPVTRTHDGSVVVGTSFGQLLRFRPGGQVPGQQTVGRRILTKLHVLGDLVVFGTQSGEVVAWRWEDLR